The Pseudomonas multiresinivorans DNA window CCTGAGCGAACAGGCCAGGCACCTGCCGCGCGCCGAGGAAGCCGAGCGTATCCTGCGCTCCTGCGTGCACTGCGGCTTCTGCACCGCCACCTGCCCGACCTACCAGTTGCTGGGCGACGAACTGGACGGCCCGCGCGGGCGCATCTACCTGATCAAGCAGGTGCTCGAAGGCGTTGATCCCAGCGCCAGCACCCGCGAACACCTGGACCGCTGCCTGAGCTGCCGCAATTGCGAAAGCACCTGCCCGTCCGGCGTGGATTACCACAACCTGCTGGACATCGGCCGCGCGGTGGTCGAGGAGCAGGTGCCGCGAACCTTCGGCGAGCGCGCGATGCGTCGCGGCCTGCGCGCCGTGGTGCCGAACGCCGCGCTGTTCGGCGCGCTGGCCAAGGCCGGGCGGACCTTCTACCCATTGTTGCCGGAAAGCCTGCAAAGCAAGCTGCCGCGCCATCCGCATCCGCCCGTGGAGCGCCCGAAACCACGCCACACCCGGCGCATGCTGATGCTCGAAGGTTGCGTGCAACCGGCACTTTCCCCCAATACCAATGCCGCCGCCGCGCGGGTGCTGGATCGCCTGGGTATCAGCGTGATCCCGGCAGCGGATGCCGGTTGCTGCGGCGCCGTTGACTATCACCTGAACGCCCAGGACGACGGGCTGGACCGCGCCCGGCGCAACATCGACGCCTGGTGGCCGTCCATCGAAGCCGGCGCCGAAGCCATCGTGCAGACCGCCAGCGGTTGTGGCGCCTTCGTCCGCGACTACGGCCACCTGCTGGAACGCGACACCGCCTACGCCGCAAAGGCGAAGCGGATCAGCGAGCTGTCCCGCGACCTCTCCGAAGTGCTGCGCGACGAACCGCTGGAAGAACTGCACCTGCAGGGCGATCGCCGTCTGGCCTTCCACTGCCCCTGCACCTTGCAGCATGCGCTGAAGCTTGGTGGTGCTGTGGAAAGCGTGCTCACGCGCCTGGGCTTCAGCCTCACCGGCGTGCCGGACAGCCACCTGTGCTGCGGCTCCGCGGGCACCTATTCGCTGACTCAGCCGGCGCTGTCCAGGCGGCTGCGCGACAACCGGATGCAGGCACTGGAAAGCGGTAACCCCGAGGTCATCGTCACCGCCAACATCGGCTGCCAGACGCATCTCGGCGGCGCGGGACGCACGCCAGTTCGGCACTGGATCGAACTGGTGGAGGAAGCGCTGGCCGACGCGCCGCAACCCCACTCTCAAGGCGAGGTGCAAGCATGCTCAACAAAGCCGTTCTGACCCAGCAGGAGGTCGGCCGCATCCTCGCCGCCGCCCGCGATGAGGCGCAGCGCAATCACTGGGCGGTGTCCATCGTGGTAGTGGACGACGGCGGCCACCCGCTGGCCCTGGAACGCCTCGACGGCTGCGCCCCGGCCAGTGCCTACATCGCCACCGAAAAGGCCCGCAGCGCGGCGCTGGGCCGGCGCGAGACCAAGGGCTACGAGGACATGGTCAACAACGGCCGCGTGGCCTTCGTCAGTGCGCCGCTGATCACTTCGCTCGAAGGCGGCGTGCCGGTTGTCGTCGAAGGCCAGGTGATCGGCGCGGTCGGCGTCTCCGGGGTGAAAGCCGGGGAGGACGCGCAGGTCGCCAGCGCAGGCGTGGCGGCGCTGTGAAGTCGTCCACGCGGCTCTGGCGGCAGGTGCCCAGCGGCCGGGTTGCGGTCGCCGTCGGCTTCGAGCGAGCCGGCGGCGACGCCCGCGACAGCTTGCCCGCATCGTTGTTCAAAAGCCCCGTTACGCGCCGCGTGCCGGGGCTTTTTCCATGGGCGCCGGCACATCGCCGACCGCCGTCCAACGCACCACCCAAGAGAGTTATCCACCGCTGACGCTTTGCCGTGTGCATCCACAACAACAAGGGACAATCCCCATGCAAACCTGGCAGCAGCTCTACACACCGCTTGGCAGCCTCGGGCTGTCGGCACTGGCGGCCCTCGTGCCGATCATCTTCTTCTTCCTCGCC harbors:
- a CDS encoding heme-binding protein, whose protein sequence is MLNKAVLTQQEVGRILAAARDEAQRNHWAVSIVVVDDGGHPLALERLDGCAPASAYIATEKARSAALGRRETKGYEDMVNNGRVAFVSAPLITSLEGGVPVVVEGQVIGAVGVSGVKAGEDAQVASAGVAAL
- the glcF gene encoding glycolate oxidase subunit GlcF yields the protein MQTNLSEQARHLPRAEEAERILRSCVHCGFCTATCPTYQLLGDELDGPRGRIYLIKQVLEGVDPSASTREHLDRCLSCRNCESTCPSGVDYHNLLDIGRAVVEEQVPRTFGERAMRRGLRAVVPNAALFGALAKAGRTFYPLLPESLQSKLPRHPHPPVERPKPRHTRRMLMLEGCVQPALSPNTNAAAARVLDRLGISVIPAADAGCCGAVDYHLNAQDDGLDRARRNIDAWWPSIEAGAEAIVQTASGCGAFVRDYGHLLERDTAYAAKAKRISELSRDLSEVLRDEPLEELHLQGDRRLAFHCPCTLQHALKLGGAVESVLTRLGFSLTGVPDSHLCCGSAGTYSLTQPALSRRLRDNRMQALESGNPEVIVTANIGCQTHLGGAGRTPVRHWIELVEEALADAPQPHSQGEVQACSTKPF